From a single Gracilimonas sp. genomic region:
- the clpP gene encoding ATP-dependent Clp endopeptidase proteolytic subunit ClpP, producing MISDQPLFEDPNLNSVQPVQNNLVPMVVETTSRGERAYDIYSRLLKDRIVILGSPVNDTVASSIMAQLLFLESEDPEKDINFYINSPGGVVSAGLAIYDTIQHIKCDVATTCMGMAASMGAVLLTAGTTGKRSCLPHSRVMIHQPLGGTRGQASDIEIEAKEIIRVKKELSQILADHSGKSVEQVMEDSDRNKWMTAQEAKDYGLVDNVLSKSEDSK from the coding sequence ATGATATCTGATCAACCGCTATTTGAAGACCCGAATTTAAATTCCGTTCAACCTGTACAGAACAACCTTGTACCAATGGTTGTGGAAACCACCAGCCGTGGCGAACGTGCTTATGATATTTATTCACGGCTGCTTAAAGACCGGATTGTGATTTTGGGTTCGCCGGTTAACGACACCGTGGCCAGTTCAATCATGGCTCAGCTGTTGTTCCTTGAGTCTGAAGATCCTGAGAAAGACATCAACTTTTATATAAATAGCCCGGGCGGAGTTGTTTCTGCGGGATTAGCAATCTACGACACCATTCAGCACATCAAGTGTGATGTTGCCACTACCTGTATGGGTATGGCCGCAAGTATGGGTGCCGTATTACTGACAGCAGGCACTACCGGAAAAAGAAGCTGCCTTCCACACTCCCGGGTCATGATTCACCAGCCTTTGGGTGGAACCCGCGGACAGGCCAGTGATATTGAGATTGAAGCCAAAGAGATTATCCGTGTTAAGAAGGAGTTAAGCCAGATTCTTGCCGACCACAGTGGAAAGTCTGTTGAGCAGGTTATGGAAGATTCTGACCGTAACAAGTGGATGACGGCTCAGGAAGCGAAAGACTACGGATTGGTCGATAATGTGTTGTCCAAGTCTGAAGATTCCAAATAA
- the clpX gene encoding ATP-dependent Clp protease ATP-binding subunit ClpX, with translation MSDKEKNSDIVHCSFCSRSSLEVNSMVAGPGVYICDRCVEDASSIIQSDLASLARRREKSYKPMLKPVEIKNKLDDYVIGQELAKKTLSVAVYNHYKRISAETAEIDDTQIEKSNIMLLGPTGSGKTLLARTLARIIDVPFTIADATVLTEAGYVGEDVESILSNLLQAADYDVERAKRGIVYIDEVDKVARKSDNPSITRDVSGEGVQQALLKILEGTVANIPPKGGRKHPEQSFIQLDTANILFICGGAFSGLEEIISRRLSTTVMGFNASDQVKFNKEDPEIFTHVEPEDLQHFGLIPELIGRLPVICGLHELSDDAMLDILQTPKNALVKQYKKLFNMEDVELEIEEEALKAIVKKAKARKTGARGLRSIMEAAMLDIMFSLPSMKNIARCVITEETIEKQAPPVYEKQKASA, from the coding sequence ATGAGCGATAAAGAGAAAAATAGTGACATAGTACACTGCTCATTTTGCAGCCGTTCGAGCCTGGAAGTGAACAGTATGGTAGCCGGTCCCGGTGTTTATATTTGCGACCGTTGCGTGGAAGATGCATCCAGCATCATCCAAAGTGATTTAGCTTCTTTAGCCCGCCGACGGGAAAAGAGCTATAAGCCTATGCTTAAGCCGGTCGAGATCAAGAACAAACTTGATGATTACGTAATCGGTCAGGAGCTTGCCAAAAAGACACTTTCAGTAGCGGTTTACAATCACTACAAGAGGATTTCTGCTGAAACAGCGGAAATTGATGATACTCAGATTGAGAAATCTAACATCATGTTGCTTGGGCCTACCGGTAGCGGTAAAACGCTTTTGGCCCGTACCCTAGCTCGCATTATCGATGTTCCCTTCACTATCGCCGATGCCACCGTATTAACGGAAGCCGGTTATGTTGGCGAAGATGTGGAAAGCATTTTAAGCAACCTTCTACAAGCCGCTGATTATGACGTAGAGCGCGCCAAGCGTGGAATCGTATATATCGATGAGGTGGACAAAGTAGCCCGCAAGAGTGATAACCCCTCTATTACCCGCGATGTAAGCGGAGAGGGCGTTCAACAGGCTTTATTGAAGATTTTAGAAGGAACAGTAGCCAATATTCCGCCAAAAGGTGGAAGAAAGCATCCTGAGCAAAGCTTTATTCAACTGGACACGGCTAATATTCTGTTTATTTGCGGTGGTGCTTTTTCAGGGCTGGAAGAAATCATATCGCGTCGTCTTTCTACAACCGTGATGGGCTTCAATGCATCTGATCAGGTTAAGTTCAACAAAGAAGATCCAGAGATTTTTACGCACGTTGAACCGGAAGACCTTCAGCACTTTGGACTCATTCCCGAGCTGATTGGTCGATTGCCCGTCATCTGTGGATTGCACGAACTTTCTGATGACGCCATGCTCGACATCCTTCAAACTCCAAAAAATGCGCTCGTTAAGCAGTATAAAAAGCTGTTTAACATGGAAGACGTTGAGCTGGAGATTGAAGAAGAAGCACTCAAAGCTATCGTCAAAAAAGCCAAGGCCCGCAAGACAGGAGCCCGTGGGTTACGTTCTATCATGGAGGCAGCCATGCTGGATATCATGTTTTCGCTTCCATCTATGAAGAATATAGCACGGTGTGTAATTACTGAGGAGACCATCGAGAAACAAGCTCCTCCGGTTTACGAGAAACAAAAAGCTTCTGCTTAA
- a CDS encoding HAMP domain-containing sensor histidine kinase: protein MKLFVPSNRIKLILVLLLIFLGVGSVVYNQYLVTKILEQERASVELWTRAIEFNSQPVDEQASTMLLKAINILEGIEEVPDSVISLIEDAETTRNSSDFVTEEIILEDRFKIPTIVIDSQDVILHQRNIDSLTMASEQKREELVREFKSLNNPIDFVIGDEKRQMTQFVYYGESPTVQMLRYFPYIQILLLGLLLGIGYTTYRSITRSEQSNLWVGMAKEAAHQLGTPISSLYGWLQLLKDEYRYEETATNIANEIEKDIQRLRGVAERFGKIGSEPELKTMDIQPILEQVMVYMERRLPRLGKAIEVKKELNATANVKTNPELLQWAIENLVKNAMDSLKGIEKEAYISVTSKVQEGEVIIDIEDSGSGIEIQNVKNIFKPGFSTKKRGWGLGLSLTKRIIEDYHNGSVFVLRSELNEGTTMRVTLNIEKSEEEVYPLLDQSPV from the coding sequence ATGAAACTCTTTGTTCCATCCAACAGGATTAAGCTTATACTTGTGCTGCTGCTCATATTTCTGGGCGTGGGATCTGTGGTTTACAACCAATACCTGGTAACAAAAATCCTGGAACAGGAACGTGCCAGTGTGGAGTTGTGGACGCGAGCTATTGAGTTTAACAGCCAGCCGGTTGATGAACAGGCAAGCACCATGCTGTTGAAAGCCATTAATATTCTGGAAGGCATTGAGGAGGTTCCCGACAGCGTCATCAGCCTGATTGAAGATGCGGAAACCACCCGTAATTCCTCTGATTTTGTTACGGAGGAAATTATTCTTGAAGACCGATTTAAAATTCCCACCATTGTAATTGATTCGCAGGATGTTATTCTTCACCAGCGCAACATTGATTCCCTCACTATGGCTTCCGAACAAAAGCGGGAAGAGCTTGTCCGTGAGTTTAAAAGCCTGAATAACCCCATCGACTTTGTGATTGGTGATGAAAAACGGCAAATGACCCAGTTTGTGTATTATGGTGAAAGCCCGACGGTACAAATGCTGAGATATTTCCCGTACATCCAGATTTTGTTGCTTGGGCTGTTGTTGGGAATCGGCTATACAACCTACCGGAGTATTACCCGGTCTGAGCAGTCCAATTTATGGGTGGGAATGGCAAAAGAAGCAGCTCACCAGCTGGGAACGCCTATATCTAGCTTATATGGCTGGCTGCAACTGCTAAAGGATGAATACCGCTACGAAGAAACTGCCACTAATATCGCCAACGAGATTGAAAAAGATATCCAGCGTTTACGGGGTGTTGCAGAACGATTTGGGAAGATCGGCTCGGAGCCGGAACTCAAAACCATGGATATTCAGCCCATACTGGAGCAGGTGATGGTATATATGGAGCGCCGCCTCCCCCGTTTAGGGAAAGCCATTGAAGTGAAAAAAGAACTGAATGCCACCGCCAATGTGAAAACAAATCCGGAACTGCTACAATGGGCGATTGAGAACCTGGTTAAGAATGCCATGGATTCATTGAAAGGAATTGAAAAAGAGGCCTACATATCCGTTACTTCCAAAGTTCAGGAAGGAGAAGTGATTATTGATATTGAAGACTCCGGGAGCGGTATCGAGATTCAGAATGTGAAGAATATCTTCAAGCCCGGGTTTAGTACCAAGAAAAGAGGATGGGGATTAGGCTTAAGCCTTACCAAACGCATTATTGAAGATTATCACAATGGAAGCGTGTTTGTGCTACGCTCAGAGCTTAATGAGGGAACCACCATGCGGGTTACGTTGAATATCGAGAAAAGTGAAGAAGAAGTGTATCCGCTGTTAGATCAGTCGCCGGTGTAA
- a CDS encoding sigma-70 family RNA polymerase sigma factor yields the protein MSQLTRDEKQKQKDFDEEIIPHMDALYNFALRLTTDPNDAEDLVQDTIVKAYRFFSSYEKGTNAKAWMFRILKNSFINNYRKTSKKPSQVDYDEVSSYYESIRAERTDTSDLESLMFREMMDDDLSNALKRLPEDFRTVVLLCDVDGYTYEEIANMLDVPIGTIRSRLHRGRNLLKTELLEYAKTRGYTGD from the coding sequence ATGTCTCAGTTGACGAGAGATGAAAAGCAAAAGCAGAAGGATTTCGATGAAGAGATTATACCTCACATGGATGCGTTGTATAATTTTGCCCTTCGACTGACTACTGACCCCAACGATGCTGAAGATCTCGTTCAGGATACCATTGTCAAAGCCTATCGTTTTTTTAGCAGTTATGAGAAGGGGACTAACGCCAAAGCATGGATGTTCCGCATTCTCAAAAACTCCTTCATCAATAATTATCGGAAAACCTCTAAAAAACCCTCACAAGTAGATTATGATGAGGTTTCTTCTTACTACGAGTCCATAAGGGCCGAGCGAACTGATACTTCGGATTTAGAAAGCCTGATGTTCCGGGAAATGATGGATGATGATTTGTCTAATGCACTGAAAAGGCTGCCGGAAGATTTTCGAACGGTCGTTCTGCTATGTGATGTAGATGGATATACCTACGAAGAAATTGCCAACATGCTGGATGTACCGATCGGTACTATTCGTTCAAGGTTGCATCGTGGTCGTAATTTGTTGAAAACAGAATTGCTGGAATATGCTAAAACGCGCGGTTACACCGGCGACTGA
- a CDS encoding CPBP family intramembrane glutamic endopeptidase yields MTNPVKSYFENTNTLLYSFLVSLPLFLLYELLIVISQPVGDSIVRISVDVWIKSLFTYLGVNAVSFSLLIVVFIGLFIVYKERERLKTIRFSYFPVLILESTIYAIVVAFISQSLVSLMLNMAASDPISSLSLTQQLALSLGAGLYEELFFRVILVTLFILLFTKILGKKWAGVTAAVVLSALLFSAVHYVGSMGDAFTLGSFLYRFLFGLILNGIYVWRGFGVAAWTHALYDIMVIAFLS; encoded by the coding sequence ATGACTAATCCTGTTAAATCATATTTCGAGAACACCAATACCTTACTGTATAGCTTTCTTGTAAGCTTGCCGCTGTTTCTTCTCTATGAGCTGCTGATTGTAATTTCACAGCCGGTGGGCGATTCCATAGTTCGTATTAGTGTGGATGTATGGATTAAAAGCTTATTTACCTACCTCGGTGTAAATGCAGTCTCGTTTTCATTGTTGATTGTCGTTTTTATCGGGCTTTTTATCGTATATAAAGAGCGTGAACGTCTCAAAACCATTCGCTTTTCATACTTTCCGGTTTTGATTCTGGAATCGACGATTTATGCTATTGTTGTAGCATTTATCAGCCAATCGTTGGTTTCTCTTATGCTGAATATGGCTGCTTCCGATCCGATTAGCAGCTTGTCTTTAACGCAGCAGTTAGCGCTCTCATTAGGGGCGGGTTTGTATGAGGAGCTGTTTTTCAGGGTAATTCTTGTTACGCTATTTATACTCCTTTTTACAAAAATTTTAGGAAAAAAATGGGCGGGGGTAACAGCAGCCGTTGTTCTTTCAGCGCTGTTATTCTCTGCGGTACATTATGTTGGCTCAATGGGTGATGCCTTTACATTAGGCTCTTTTTTATATCGCTTTTTATTTGGTTTAATACTGAATGGAATTTATGTTTGGAGAGGATTCGGCGTGGCGGCCTGGACTCACGCTCTTTACGATATCATGGTAATAGCATTTTTATCGTAA
- a CDS encoding LysM peptidoglycan-binding domain-containing protein encodes MKNTPGFLRILSALIVIMLFTGAGLLAQERATYQVKQGDTLYGISKKLNVTIAELKQWNELTGNEIELGQELVYFIPEEEEIQTEPPADEENSDPLVNQSSESQNVFYIVKSGDTLYQIARNHNMTVAQLRELNNISGSNLSIGQRLAVKKKVSAAPSVSEFSEESSPQGVFSIYEVQQGEDLSDLLSKFKMTGQEFQSLNPELQPNLLAEGQEVTVLLPPSRKYENPYLQKANLQDLGEVNVMKYEESEIGETTTNGELYDPESLTAAHSNIALGSIIFVENTQTGNGLYVRINDRITGAGLKLSGNAFSTLRLDESSRPAVTIYTEIND; translated from the coding sequence ATGAAGAATACACCTGGTTTTCTGAGAATACTATCTGCCCTTATTGTTATTATGCTTTTCACCGGCGCGGGACTGCTTGCACAGGAAAGAGCAACCTACCAGGTTAAACAAGGTGACACTCTCTACGGAATCTCAAAGAAGCTGAACGTCACCATTGCTGAGTTAAAGCAGTGGAATGAGCTGACAGGAAATGAAATTGAACTTGGGCAGGAGCTGGTTTATTTCATTCCGGAAGAGGAAGAAATCCAAACCGAGCCTCCGGCTGATGAAGAAAATTCTGACCCGCTGGTTAACCAGTCTTCCGAGTCACAAAATGTTTTTTATATCGTGAAAAGCGGAGATACGCTGTATCAGATTGCCAGGAATCATAATATGACGGTGGCCCAACTCAGAGAGTTGAATAACATTTCCGGTTCAAACCTGAGTATTGGTCAGCGACTGGCGGTGAAAAAGAAAGTAAGCGCGGCTCCTTCGGTTTCTGAATTCTCCGAGGAGTCATCGCCACAGGGAGTCTTTTCAATTTATGAAGTGCAGCAAGGGGAAGATTTATCAGACCTGCTTTCGAAATTCAAGATGACGGGGCAGGAGTTTCAGTCCCTGAATCCCGAACTTCAACCCAATTTATTGGCTGAAGGACAAGAAGTAACGGTGTTGCTCCCCCCATCCCGAAAGTATGAGAACCCCTACTTGCAGAAGGCAAACCTGCAGGACCTTGGCGAGGTGAATGTGATGAAATATGAGGAGTCTGAGATTGGGGAAACTACCACAAATGGAGAGCTCTATGATCCGGAATCCTTAACAGCTGCGCATTCTAATATTGCATTGGGAAGCATCATCTTTGTGGAAAACACCCAAACGGGAAATGGATTGTACGTGCGCATCAACGATCGTATAACCGGGGCGGGATTGAAACTTTCCGGGAATGCATTTAGTACACTCAGGCTCGATGAATCCAGCCGTCCTGCTGTAACTATTTACACAGAAATAAATGACTAA
- the aroC gene encoding chorismate synthase, translating to MRYITAGESHGPSLTGIVEGVPAGLPLTEEEIATHLVRRQQGYGRGGRMAFEKDFATISSGLRFGKTMGGPIAMSMPNRAFEKDDAGWPTVMNKKEEAEGIEKITLPRPGHADLVGAQKYKFDDIRPVIERSSARETAMRVACCSIARKFLKHFGIEIGGHVLRIGSVGFEGWEEVRSIADPLAENGAEAIYKAADKSDVRCLNEELSEQMREEIKVRRKEGSSLGGIYEIVITGLPVGLGSYVHWDRKLDGQLAQAIMSTQAMKGVEIGLGFEAGHRPGHEVHDEITYEENDFKRRTNRMGGIEGGMSTGMPIILRGVMKPIPTMLNPLSTVDMKTKEETETRYERSDVCALPRAVVVAESVLAPVLANAFLEKFGGDSIEDIEANVKAATQ from the coding sequence ATCAGATACATTACAGCCGGAGAATCACACGGGCCGTCACTAACGGGAATTGTAGAAGGGGTGCCGGCAGGATTGCCTCTCACCGAAGAAGAAATTGCCACCCATCTGGTACGTCGCCAACAGGGATACGGGCGTGGCGGACGAATGGCCTTTGAAAAAGATTTTGCCACGATAAGCTCAGGTCTCAGGTTCGGAAAAACCATGGGTGGCCCCATAGCCATGAGCATGCCCAACCGCGCTTTTGAAAAAGATGATGCCGGCTGGCCTACCGTGATGAACAAGAAGGAAGAGGCAGAGGGAATTGAGAAAATAACGCTTCCCCGCCCCGGGCATGCCGATTTAGTGGGTGCTCAGAAGTATAAGTTTGACGACATTCGCCCGGTAATAGAACGGTCGAGTGCGCGTGAAACAGCCATGCGTGTGGCTTGCTGCAGTATTGCCCGCAAGTTTTTAAAACACTTCGGTATCGAGATTGGAGGCCATGTGTTACGGATCGGTTCTGTGGGTTTTGAGGGATGGGAAGAGGTTAGATCTATTGCTGACCCGCTGGCAGAAAATGGAGCCGAAGCCATTTACAAAGCGGCCGATAAGTCGGATGTGCGCTGCCTCAATGAAGAGTTATCCGAACAGATGAGGGAAGAAATTAAAGTCCGGCGGAAGGAGGGTTCGTCTCTTGGCGGTATTTATGAAATTGTGATTACCGGCTTGCCCGTTGGTTTGGGCAGTTATGTACACTGGGATCGTAAACTGGATGGTCAGCTTGCCCAGGCCATCATGTCAACCCAGGCGATGAAAGGTGTGGAAATCGGGCTTGGGTTTGAGGCCGGACACCGTCCCGGCCATGAAGTTCATGATGAAATTACGTACGAAGAAAATGACTTTAAGCGTCGCACCAACCGTATGGGCGGTATCGAGGGCGGCATGAGTACCGGAATGCCGATTATTCTCCGCGGTGTGATGAAGCCCATTCCCACCATGCTGAACCCGTTGAGTACTGTGGACATGAAAACCAAAGAAGAAACGGAGACGCGGTACGAGCGGTCGGATGTGTGTGCGCTGCCCAGAGCGGTTGTAGTTGCAGAGAGCGTGCTTGCTCCTGTGCTTGCCAATGCATTCCTGGAAAAGTTTGGCGGCGATTCCATTGAAGACATAGAAGCAAATGTAAAGGCTGCTACACAATGA